A genomic segment from Nocardiopsis sp. Huas11 encodes:
- a CDS encoding glycosyltransferase family 2 protein, with amino-acid sequence MTENRVTVVVATRDRRDELRRTLTHLGRLSPPPPVVVVDNGSTDGTGEAVRIEFPGVVLVRHERNLGCAARNTGVARARTPYVAFSDDDSWWEDGALEAAADAFDAHPRLGLVAAAVLVGADGRPDPVNADLAHSPLPAAEDLPGPRVLGFLACAAVVRKSAFVQAGGFDPLLFFGGEEALLAQDLAALGWGLCHLPGVRAHHHPSSLRPPGAWRRRLEARNALLTAWLRRRPGIALARTAEAARRSLSDPDSRAALTGALRLAPRAVAARRPLPSVVERDLALLETR; translated from the coding sequence GTGACCGAGAACCGTGTGACGGTCGTCGTCGCGACCCGCGACCGGCGCGACGAGCTGCGGCGGACCCTCACCCACCTGGGGCGCCTGTCGCCCCCGCCGCCGGTCGTGGTCGTGGACAACGGCTCGACCGACGGCACGGGCGAGGCCGTCCGGATCGAATTCCCCGGTGTCGTGCTCGTGCGGCACGAGCGCAACCTGGGGTGCGCCGCGCGCAACACCGGTGTCGCGCGGGCGCGCACCCCCTACGTCGCGTTCTCCGACGACGACTCCTGGTGGGAGGACGGGGCGCTGGAGGCCGCCGCCGACGCCTTCGACGCCCACCCCCGGCTGGGACTCGTCGCGGCGGCGGTCCTGGTCGGGGCGGACGGCCGCCCCGACCCGGTGAACGCCGACCTCGCCCACAGCCCGCTGCCCGCGGCCGAGGACCTGCCGGGGCCGCGTGTACTGGGCTTCCTCGCCTGCGCGGCCGTGGTGCGCAAGAGCGCCTTCGTCCAGGCCGGCGGGTTCGATCCGCTGCTGTTCTTCGGAGGGGAGGAGGCCCTGCTCGCGCAGGACCTGGCCGCGCTGGGCTGGGGGCTGTGCCACCTGCCGGGCGTACGCGCCCACCACCACCCGTCCTCGCTGCGCCCGCCCGGCGCATGGCGGCGCCGACTGGAGGCGCGCAACGCCCTCCTGACCGCCTGGCTGCGCCGCCGTCCCGGCATCGCCCTGGCCCGTACGGCGGAGGCCGCGCGCCGCTCCCTGAGCGATCCCGACAGCCGGGCGGCGCTGACGGGCGCGCTACGCCTCGCGCCCCGAGCCGTGGCGGCGCGCCGACCGC
- a CDS encoding UDP-glucuronic acid decarboxylase family protein, giving the protein MSDRYTRTALVTGGAGFIGSHLCERLLEEGARVLCVDNFSTGRRANVRHLLDDPGFTLTEADLVEPLDLPERLDVVFHLASAASPVDYLRLPVETLEAGSLGTRHALALAERSGARMVLASTSEVYGDPLEYPQRETYWGNVNPVGPRSVYDESKRYAESLTMAHHRARGTDVGIARIFNCYGPRLRADDGRVIPTFINQALAGEPLTVAGTGRQTRSVCYVDDTVRGLLALADSDCVGPVNIGSDEELTVLGLAEYVRSFTGSHSDIDFVPRPPDDPVHRRPDLGLAADLLGWRPEIRLKEGIRRTVEYFVEERARSGGEAPGAPADATGAEGERR; this is encoded by the coding sequence ATGAGCGATCGGTACACGAGGACCGCCCTGGTCACGGGCGGCGCGGGTTTCATCGGTTCGCACCTGTGCGAACGCCTGCTGGAGGAGGGGGCCCGCGTGCTGTGCGTGGACAACTTCTCCACCGGCAGGCGCGCGAACGTGCGCCATCTGCTCGACGACCCCGGGTTCACGCTGACGGAGGCCGACCTCGTCGAACCGCTGGACCTTCCCGAGCGCTTGGACGTGGTCTTCCACCTGGCCTCGGCGGCCTCGCCGGTGGATTATCTCCGCCTGCCCGTGGAGACACTGGAGGCGGGCAGTCTCGGGACCCGGCACGCCCTGGCCCTGGCCGAGCGCAGCGGGGCCCGGATGGTCCTGGCCTCGACGAGCGAGGTGTACGGCGACCCGCTGGAGTATCCGCAGCGCGAGACCTACTGGGGCAACGTCAATCCCGTCGGCCCGCGCAGCGTCTACGACGAGTCAAAGCGCTACGCCGAGTCCCTGACGATGGCGCACCACCGCGCCCGGGGCACCGACGTGGGCATCGCCCGGATCTTCAACTGCTACGGACCGCGGCTGCGGGCGGACGACGGGCGGGTGATCCCGACGTTCATCAACCAGGCCCTGGCCGGTGAGCCCCTGACGGTGGCCGGCACCGGCCGCCAGACCCGTTCGGTCTGCTACGTCGACGACACCGTGCGCGGGCTGCTGGCTCTGGCCGACAGCGACTGCGTCGGGCCCGTCAACATCGGCAGCGACGAGGAGCTCACCGTCCTGGGCCTGGCCGAGTACGTGCGCAGCTTCACCGGATCGCACTCGGACATCGACTTCGTGCCACGCCCGCCGGACGATCCGGTCCACCGCAGGCCCGACCTGGGCCTGGCCGCCGACCTTCTCGGCTGGCGTCCGGAGATCCGGTTGAAGGAGGGCATCCGGCGGACCGTCGAGTACTTCGTGGAGGAGCGCGCGCGCTCCGGCGGAGAGGCACCGGGGGCGCCCGCGGACGCCACGGGAGCCGAAGGGGAGCGGCGGTGA
- a CDS encoding SDR family oxidoreductase produces the protein MRPLGNTLITGGSSGLGAATAEAVAAEGGFPIVIDRQHPGGDLPFEQADLADRAQVEQAVQRVAVTHGRIDALVNAAGTDACGTLADVSADDWERVVQVNLLGTAAMVRAALPHLKESHGTIVNCASTLGLRALSDATAYCASKFGVVGFTRALAAELAGQVQVTLLVPGGMSTHFFDDRPEQYKPGPDAKLNAPEDVARTVVFALRQPSGCEVRELVVCPSQETSWP, from the coding sequence ATGCGTCCACTCGGAAACACCCTGATCACCGGCGGGTCCTCCGGCCTGGGAGCGGCCACGGCCGAGGCCGTGGCCGCCGAGGGCGGCTTCCCGATCGTCATCGACCGGCAGCACCCCGGGGGCGACCTGCCCTTCGAGCAGGCGGACCTCGCCGACCGCGCGCAGGTCGAACAGGCGGTGCAGCGCGTGGCGGTCACGCACGGGCGGATCGACGCCCTGGTCAACGCGGCCGGGACCGACGCCTGCGGCACCCTGGCGGACGTGTCCGCCGACGACTGGGAGCGGGTCGTGCAGGTGAACCTGCTCGGGACCGCCGCCATGGTCCGGGCGGCCCTGCCCCACCTGAAGGAGAGCCACGGAACGATCGTCAACTGCGCGTCCACGCTCGGCCTGCGGGCCCTGAGCGACGCGACCGCCTACTGCGCCTCCAAGTTCGGCGTCGTGGGCTTCACCCGGGCCCTGGCCGCCGAACTCGCCGGACAGGTCCAGGTGACACTGCTGGTCCCCGGCGGCATGAGCACGCACTTCTTCGACGACCGTCCCGAGCAGTACAAGCCGGGCCCCGACGCCAAGCTCAACGCGCCCGAGGACGTGGCGCGGACCGTGGTCTTCGCCCTGCGCCAGCCGTCCGGGTGCGAGGTGCGCGAGCTGGTCGTGTGCCCGTCCCAGGAGACCTCCTGGCCCTGA
- a CDS encoding PfkB family carbohydrate kinase: protein MSAARGPVVVVGDALLDVDLRGTSHRNCPDAPAPVVEEPVSWHRPGGAALAALCAHGATDREILLVTGLGRDDAATTLAEALGSDITLVGLPLMRSTPTKTRIQADGRTIARLDTPCGCTDEHTAAAASAVADAVRSASAVLVSDYGHILARQRLVRTALREAAARVPVVWDPHPRGLGPVPGTRLTTPNAAEAGIAEADATAAPRRAAELARAWCADSVAITLGEHGAAWSDGHEGTVVVSGERVERPADVCGAGDGFAAACAVALAEGADTVTAVREGVRAASAFVAQGGAAARSARAPEAPDPPVTSFTPTAFGPVPRAGRGGRRVVATGGCFDVLHAGHVDLLRRARALGDRLVVLLNSDASVRALKGPDRPIVGERDRARVLSELACVDEVRVFSEATPVAALGELRPDVWVKGGDYDVERLPETPVVRAHGGRVITLPLVPGRSTTALLTRVRASDSGGLAAG from the coding sequence GTGAGCGCGGCACGGGGGCCGGTGGTCGTGGTCGGGGACGCCCTGCTCGACGTCGACCTGCGCGGCACCTCGCACCGGAACTGTCCCGACGCGCCCGCGCCGGTCGTGGAGGAGCCGGTCTCCTGGCACCGGCCGGGCGGGGCGGCCCTGGCCGCCCTGTGCGCCCACGGGGCCACCGACCGGGAGATCCTCCTCGTGACGGGGCTCGGCCGCGACGACGCGGCCACGACCCTGGCCGAGGCCCTGGGCTCCGACATCACACTGGTGGGCCTGCCCCTGATGCGGTCCACACCGACCAAGACCCGGATCCAGGCCGACGGTCGCACGATCGCCCGCCTGGACACGCCGTGCGGCTGCACCGACGAGCACACCGCCGCGGCGGCGTCCGCCGTGGCCGACGCGGTGCGGTCCGCCTCGGCCGTGCTGGTGTCGGACTACGGTCACATCCTGGCCCGGCAGCGGCTCGTGCGCACGGCACTGCGGGAGGCCGCGGCACGGGTGCCGGTCGTATGGGACCCGCATCCGCGCGGTCTGGGGCCGGTGCCGGGCACCCGCCTGACCACACCGAACGCGGCCGAGGCCGGGATCGCCGAGGCGGACGCGACCGCCGCGCCGCGCCGGGCCGCCGAGCTCGCCCGCGCCTGGTGCGCGGACTCCGTGGCCATCACACTCGGCGAGCACGGGGCGGCCTGGTCCGACGGTCACGAGGGGACGGTCGTGGTCTCCGGCGAGCGCGTGGAGCGGCCGGCCGACGTCTGCGGAGCGGGGGACGGTTTCGCCGCCGCCTGCGCGGTCGCGCTCGCCGAGGGCGCCGACACCGTGACGGCCGTGCGGGAAGGCGTTCGGGCGGCCTCGGCCTTCGTGGCCCAAGGGGGAGCGGCGGCCCGCTCCGCCCGGGCCCCGGAGGCGCCGGATCCGCCGGTGACCTCGTTCACGCCCACCGCGTTCGGCCCCGTCCCGCGCGCTGGACGCGGCGGGCGGCGCGTCGTGGCGACCGGCGGCTGCTTCGACGTCCTGCACGCCGGCCACGTCGACCTGCTGCGCAGGGCCCGCGCGCTCGGGGACCGCCTCGTGGTCCTGCTCAACAGCGACGCGTCGGTCCGCGCGCTGAAGGGGCCCGACCGACCGATCGTGGGCGAGCGCGACCGCGCCCGTGTCCTGTCCGAACTCGCCTGCGTGGACGAGGTGCGGGTGTTCTCGGAGGCGACCCCGGTCGCGGCACTGGGGGAGCTGCGGCCCGACGTGTGGGTCAAGGGCGGCGACTACGACGTGGAACGACTGCCGGAGACGCCCGTGGTCCGGGCGCACGGCGGCAGGGTGATCACGCTGCCGCTCGTGCCCGGCCGCTCCACGACCGCACTGCTGACCCGTGTCCGGGCCAGTGACTCCGGCGGCCTCGCCGCCGGCTGA
- a CDS encoding SIS domain-containing protein → MHTHLRRLHTALHDTDTDLVEAWGRHAARALSSGHRLFACGNGGSAAEAQHLTAELTGRFESERLPLSAVALHADTSSLTAIANDYGYRQVYARQLRAHGRPGDLLVCLSTSGSSENVVAAAKAAHELGVTCWAMTGQGPSALEALSDGTVAVPAPSVSTVQEVHLALVHVFCAAVDEELRVLGVTAAAPRQRTAP, encoded by the coding sequence ATGCACACGCACCTGAGGCGGTTGCACACCGCCCTGCACGACACGGACACGGACCTGGTCGAGGCATGGGGCCGCCACGCGGCACGCGCCCTGTCATCGGGTCATCGGCTCTTCGCCTGCGGCAACGGGGGGAGCGCGGCCGAGGCGCAACACCTGACGGCCGAGCTCACCGGGCGCTTCGAGTCCGAACGGCTGCCGCTGTCCGCCGTGGCGCTGCACGCCGACACCTCGAGCCTCACCGCGATCGCCAACGACTACGGCTACCGCCAGGTCTACGCCCGCCAGCTGCGCGCCCACGGCCGTCCCGGCGACCTGCTCGTGTGCCTGTCCACCAGCGGGTCGAGCGAGAACGTGGTCGCCGCGGCCAAGGCCGCACACGAACTCGGCGTCACCTGCTGGGCGATGACGGGCCAGGGTCCCAGCGCGCTGGAGGCCCTCAGCGACGGAACCGTGGCGGTCCCGGCACCGAGCGTCTCGACCGTGCAGGAGGTCCACCTCGCGCTGGTACACGTGTTCTGCGCCGCGGTCGACGAGGAACTCCGGGTGCTCGGCGTGACCGCCGCCGCGCCGCGGCAGAGGACCGCGCCGTGA
- a CDS encoding glycosyltransferase translates to MRIAMVSEHASPLAAITGEDAGGQNVHVAELSMALAALGHEVDVYTRRTDPDRPDSVSMCPGVRVVHVSAGPAAPVPKDDLPRHMPEFGHRLRAAWAAERPDVVHAHFWMSGLASLNAAASLGVPVLQTFHALGTVKQRFQGAADTSPAERVRVERAVAAGCARVVATSTEERRELSSWGIPFHRVDVVPCGVDTGRFRPDGPSLPRDDRPRLLSLGRMVPRKGVDTVIRSLAGLPGAELVIAGGPAPRDLDSDPEIIRLRAVADRAGVADRVRFLGCVARPEVPDLVRSCDVAVNVPWYEPFGMSTVESMACGVPVVASRVGGHVDTVLDRGTGLLVPPRSPDRLARSVGELLADEETRRAYGAAAAARVRERYTWAEVARRTERSYLGVLAQTRYPVPRARAAAHGEPVGSAGGEV, encoded by the coding sequence ATGAGGATCGCCATGGTGTCCGAGCACGCCAGTCCGCTGGCGGCCATCACCGGTGAGGACGCGGGCGGACAGAACGTCCACGTCGCGGAACTGTCGATGGCGCTCGCCGCCCTCGGGCACGAGGTCGACGTGTACACGCGCCGGACCGATCCGGACCGACCCGACTCCGTCTCGATGTGTCCCGGGGTACGGGTGGTGCACGTGTCGGCCGGCCCGGCCGCGCCCGTGCCCAAGGACGACCTACCGCGCCACATGCCCGAGTTCGGCCACCGGCTGAGGGCGGCCTGGGCGGCCGAGCGCCCCGACGTGGTGCACGCCCACTTCTGGATGAGCGGTCTGGCGTCACTGAACGCGGCGGCTTCGCTGGGGGTGCCCGTCCTCCAGACCTTCCACGCGCTGGGCACCGTCAAGCAGCGGTTCCAGGGAGCGGCCGACACGAGCCCGGCCGAGCGCGTGCGGGTCGAGCGGGCGGTGGCCGCCGGGTGCGCGAGGGTCGTGGCCACCTCCACGGAGGAGCGGCGCGAACTCTCCTCCTGGGGGATCCCGTTCCACCGCGTGGACGTGGTGCCCTGCGGGGTCGACACCGGGCGGTTCCGGCCCGACGGCCCGAGCCTGCCGAGGGACGACCGTCCGCGTCTGCTCAGCCTGGGCCGGATGGTGCCGCGCAAGGGCGTCGACACCGTGATCCGCTCCCTGGCCGGCCTGCCCGGAGCCGAGCTGGTGATCGCCGGCGGGCCGGCCCCGCGCGACCTGGACTCCGACCCGGAGATCATCCGCCTCCGGGCGGTCGCCGACCGGGCGGGCGTGGCGGACCGGGTGCGCTTCCTGGGCTGTGTGGCCCGGCCGGAGGTCCCCGACCTGGTGCGATCGTGCGACGTCGCGGTGAACGTGCCCTGGTACGAGCCCTTCGGAATGTCCACGGTCGAGTCGATGGCCTGCGGAGTGCCGGTCGTGGCCTCCCGTGTGGGCGGCCACGTGGACACGGTTCTGGACCGCGGCACCGGGCTGCTCGTGCCGCCCCGCTCGCCGGACCGGCTGGCACGGTCCGTGGGAGAGCTGCTCGCCGACGAGGAGACGCGGCGGGCGTACGGCGCCGCGGCGGCGGCCCGGGTCCGCGAACGGTACACCTGGGCGGAGGTCGCGCGCCGCACCGAGCGCAGCTACCTCGGCGTCCTCGCGCAGACGCGGTACCCGGTGCCGCGGGCCCGGGCGGCGGCGCACGGCGAACCTGTCGGATCCGCTGGAGGGGAGGTCTGA
- a CDS encoding glycosyltransferase — MTVDTQPAAKGTGNGEKGVRAPERVLKILIWHVHGSWTTAFVQSGHTCLLPVDGERGPDGRGRARTWDWPSNAVELPAERLRESRPDLVVLQRPHELELAAGLLGRALGRDVPAVYVEHNTPRGEVPGTRHPLADRDDIPVVHVTHFNDIFWDCGRAPTRVIEHGVPDPGHLYTGEIARAGAVLNEPLRRWRVTGTDLLPALAEHVPLDLFGMAVRGVPAHLGLDESRLRVHEDVPQGDMHRLLARRRAYVHPLRWTSLGLSLIEAMMLGMPVAALGATEAYEAVPPDAGVVSTDPRVLGEALRAYMDDPALAARTGAAARQAALRRYGIERFLDDWERVLQEVTS; from the coding sequence ATGACCGTCGACACACAGCCCGCGGCGAAGGGCACCGGCAACGGTGAGAAGGGCGTACGGGCGCCCGAACGGGTCTTGAAGATCCTGATCTGGCACGTCCACGGCTCCTGGACCACGGCCTTCGTCCAGTCCGGTCACACCTGCCTCCTGCCGGTGGACGGGGAGCGGGGACCGGACGGGCGCGGACGCGCCCGCACCTGGGACTGGCCGTCCAACGCCGTGGAGCTCCCGGCGGAGCGGCTGAGGGAGAGCCGGCCGGACCTGGTGGTCCTGCAGCGCCCCCACGAACTGGAGCTGGCGGCGGGCCTGCTGGGCCGTGCGCTCGGCCGCGACGTGCCGGCGGTGTACGTGGAGCACAACACGCCCCGGGGCGAGGTCCCCGGCACCCGTCATCCGCTGGCCGACCGCGACGACATTCCCGTCGTCCACGTCACCCACTTCAACGACATCTTCTGGGACTGCGGACGTGCGCCGACGCGGGTCATCGAACACGGGGTGCCGGATCCGGGCCACCTCTACACCGGTGAGATCGCGCGCGCGGGCGCCGTTCTGAACGAACCGCTGCGCCGGTGGCGTGTCACGGGCACCGACCTTCTGCCGGCGCTCGCCGAGCACGTGCCCCTCGACCTGTTCGGCATGGCGGTGCGGGGGGTGCCGGCGCACCTCGGGCTCGACGAGTCCCGCCTGCGCGTCCACGAGGACGTGCCGCAGGGCGACATGCACCGGCTCCTGGCCCGTCGGCGCGCCTACGTCCACCCCCTGCGGTGGACCTCGCTCGGGCTCTCCCTCATCGAGGCGATGATGCTCGGCATGCCCGTCGCCGCGCTCGGCGCGACGGAGGCCTACGAGGCGGTGCCGCCGGACGCGGGCGTCGTCTCGACCGATCCGCGGGTGCTCGGCGAGGCGCTCCGGGCGTACATGGACGACCCGGCCCTGGCCGCGCGCACCGGCGCCGCCGCCAGACAGGCGGCCCTGCGCCGGTACGGGATCGAGAGGTTCCTCGATGACTGGGAGCGAGTGCTACAGGAGGTGACGTCATGA
- a CDS encoding glycosyltransferase family 9 protein — protein MDSMGDVLLAGPAVRAVAHGAERVVLLAGPRGADAAALLPGVDEVVTWCAPWIDPEPRPVDPDDVTRLVGVLERTGADRALVLTSFHQSPLPLALLLRMAGVPWVGAISTDYPGSLLDLRHRVADGVPEHERGLSAAAAAGFPPPPGDTGRLSVRRPLPDTRGLTGPGGYVALHVGADAPSREIPEPLATDTVAALTALGHRVVVTGAAHEEARAKAVAAGTGTSVAGRTCTAELADVLDRAAVLISGNTGPAHLAAAVGTPVVSLFSPVVPASAWAPQCVPVRVLGDQRAPCAGSRARVCPVPGHPCLSSVTTDDVLAAVDALLDEEER, from the coding sequence ATGGACAGCATGGGCGACGTGCTCCTGGCCGGACCCGCCGTCCGCGCCGTCGCCCACGGCGCCGAGCGCGTGGTGCTCCTGGCGGGCCCGCGCGGAGCCGACGCCGCGGCGCTGCTGCCGGGCGTCGACGAGGTCGTGACCTGGTGCGCGCCCTGGATCGACCCCGAGCCGCGGCCCGTGGACCCCGACGACGTCACCCGCCTGGTCGGCGTCCTTGAACGGACGGGAGCCGACCGGGCCCTCGTCCTCACCTCCTTCCACCAGTCGCCGCTGCCGCTGGCCCTGCTCCTGCGCATGGCCGGGGTCCCGTGGGTCGGGGCGATCAGCACCGACTACCCCGGCAGCCTGCTCGACCTGCGCCACCGCGTGGCGGACGGCGTCCCCGAGCACGAGCGCGGGCTGTCCGCGGCCGCGGCGGCCGGCTTCCCGCCGCCGCCCGGGGACACGGGGCGCCTGTCCGTGCGGCGGCCGCTGCCGGACACCCGCGGCCTGACCGGCCCCGGCGGCTACGTCGCCCTCCACGTCGGGGCCGACGCGCCCTCCCGCGAGATCCCCGAACCACTGGCCACGGACACCGTCGCGGCCCTGACCGCGCTCGGCCACCGCGTGGTCGTGACCGGCGCGGCGCACGAGGAGGCCCGGGCCAAGGCGGTGGCGGCCGGCACCGGCACCAGCGTCGCCGGCCGGACCTGCACGGCCGAACTGGCCGACGTCCTCGACCGGGCCGCCGTCCTCATCTCGGGCAACACCGGCCCCGCCCACCTGGCCGCGGCCGTCGGCACGCCCGTGGTCTCCCTCTTCTCACCCGTCGTTCCCGCCTCAGCCTGGGCCCCCCAGTGCGTCCCGGTACGCGTGCTGGGCGACCAGCGGGCGCCCTGCGCGGGTTCGCGCGCCCGGGTCTGCCCCGTGCCCGGACACCCCTGTCTGAGTTCCGTGACGACCGACGACGTCCTGGCGGCCGTTGACGCGCTGCTGGACGAGGAGGAGCGATGA
- a CDS encoding HAD-IIIA family hydrolase produces the protein MNAPEYAVVVPTVGRDSLHRALVPLLEAPRAWAPTEIVVVDDRPGAGHELPPVVDHPRVRTLRGGGGGPATARQAGWHSCRAEWIAFLDDDVHPPQDWPERLCSDLLAADAATGGVQGRITVPRPEGRRPTDAERATLGLEGAPWITADMAYRRSALEAVGGFDTRFPRAYREDTDLALRVLDAGFSLRLGERECVHPLRPGRRWASLGAQRGNADDALMNAVHGRGWRDRVGEAPGGLRGHVLTTGLAAGAALAALARRPVLAGALGAGWLARTAGFAVRRATAGPADPAEIIDMVVTSALIPPLACGRRIAGAVRHAGAGRRPGIRAILFDRDGTLIEDVPYNGDPDKVRPTAGAENAIALARRAGLAVGVVSNQSGIARGLLDTGQVDAVNRRVDELLGPFDVWRVCPHGEADGCGCRKPSPGMIESAAAELGVAPAECAVVGDIGSDMAAARAAGARGVLVPTNLTREDEQRLSPETEPDLTSAVHRLVRGSAP, from the coding sequence ATGAACGCCCCGGAGTACGCGGTCGTGGTGCCCACGGTGGGTCGGGACAGCCTGCACCGGGCTCTGGTACCGCTGCTGGAGGCCCCGCGGGCGTGGGCGCCGACCGAGATCGTGGTCGTCGACGACCGGCCGGGGGCGGGGCACGAGCTCCCGCCCGTCGTCGACCACCCCCGTGTGCGGACGCTGCGCGGCGGCGGGGGCGGACCCGCCACCGCCCGCCAGGCCGGATGGCACTCCTGCCGTGCGGAGTGGATCGCCTTCCTGGACGACGACGTCCACCCGCCCCAGGACTGGCCGGAGCGGTTGTGCTCGGACCTGCTGGCCGCGGACGCGGCCACCGGCGGGGTCCAGGGCCGGATCACCGTGCCCCGGCCGGAGGGCCGGCGCCCCACCGACGCGGAGCGCGCCACTCTCGGACTGGAGGGCGCGCCGTGGATCACGGCCGACATGGCCTACCGGCGCAGCGCGCTGGAGGCCGTCGGCGGCTTCGACACCCGCTTTCCCCGGGCCTACCGGGAGGACACCGACCTGGCCCTGCGCGTCCTGGACGCCGGCTTCTCCCTGCGGCTCGGCGAACGCGAGTGCGTGCACCCGCTGCGTCCCGGACGCCGCTGGGCCAGCCTGGGGGCGCAGCGCGGCAACGCGGACGACGCCCTCATGAACGCGGTGCACGGCCGCGGCTGGCGTGACCGGGTCGGGGAGGCGCCCGGCGGGCTGCGCGGCCACGTGCTGACCACCGGCCTGGCGGCGGGGGCGGCTCTGGCGGCGCTCGCGCGCAGGCCCGTCCTGGCCGGGGCCCTGGGCGCCGGGTGGCTCGCCCGCACCGCGGGCTTCGCTGTTCGCCGGGCCACGGCGGGGCCTGCCGACCCGGCCGAGATCATCGACATGGTCGTGACCAGCGCGCTCATCCCGCCGCTGGCCTGCGGTCGCCGGATCGCCGGGGCGGTCCGCCACGCCGGCGCGGGCCGCAGGCCCGGGATCCGCGCGATCCTGTTCGACCGGGACGGCACCCTGATCGAGGACGTGCCCTACAACGGCGACCCCGACAAGGTCCGCCCGACCGCCGGCGCGGAGAACGCGATCGCCCTGGCCCGCCGGGCCGGTCTCGCCGTCGGCGTGGTCAGCAATCAGTCGGGGATCGCCCGTGGCCTGCTCGACACCGGCCAGGTCGACGCCGTCAACCGGCGCGTCGACGAACTCCTGGGCCCCTTCGACGTCTGGCGCGTGTGCCCCCATGGCGAGGCGGACGGGTGCGGCTGCCGCAAACCGAGCCCCGGCATGATCGAGTCCGCCGCCGCGGAACTGGGCGTGGCGCCCGCCGAGTGCGCCGTCGTCGGCGACATCGGATCCGACATGGCGGCCGCCCGCGCCGCGGGGGCCCGGGGCGTGCTCGTGCCCACCAACCTCACCAGGGAGGACGAACAACGGCTGAGCCCGGAGACGGAACCGGACCTGACCTCGGCCGTCCACCGGCTCGTGAGGGGGTCGGCGCCGTGA